A window of the Tachyglossus aculeatus isolate mTacAcu1 chromosome 2, mTacAcu1.pri, whole genome shotgun sequence genome harbors these coding sequences:
- the RWDD1 gene encoding RWD domain-containing protein 1 isoform X1: protein MTDYSEEQRNELEALQSIYPDSFTVLSENPTSFTITVTSEAGENDETVQTALKFTYGEKYPDEAPHYEIFSQENLEDNDISDILKLLELQAEENLGTVMIFTLVSAVQEKLNEIVDQIKNRREEELKQKEKEAEEAEKQCFHGTPVTIENFLSWKAKFDAELLEIKRKRMKEEEQAGKNKLSGKQLFETDHNLDTSDIQFLEEAGNSVEVDESLFQEMDDLELDDEDDDPDYNPVDLGSD, encoded by the exons ATGACCGACTACAGCGAGGAGCAGCGCAACGAGCTGGAGGCCCTGCAGTCCATCTACCCTGACTCCTTCACAG TGCTGTCTGAAAACCCAACCAGCTTTACCATCACTGTGACCTCTGAAGCTGGAGAGAATGAtgaaa CCGTACAGACAGCCCTTAAGTTTACCTATGGAGAAAAGTATCCAGATGAGGCTCCTCATTATGAGATATTCTCCCAGGAGAACCTTGAAGATAATGACATCTCAGACATCTTGAAGTTACTGGAACTCCAg GCAGAAGAAAATCTGGGCACGGTGATGATCTTCACGTTGGTGTCCGCGGTCCAAGAGAAGTTGAATGAGATAGTCGATCAGATAAAAAACAGACGAGAAGAAGAATtgaaacagaaagaaaaagaagcagaagaagcagaaaAG CAATGTTTCCACGGCACCCCCGTCACAATTGAGAACTTCCTCAGCTGGAAGGCGAAGTTTGATGCAGAGCTTTTGGAGATAAAGAGGAAAAggatgaaggaggaagagcaagctGGAAAAAACAAACTGAGCG GGAAGCAGTTGTTCGAAACGGATCATAACCTCGACACCTCTGACATCCAGTTCCTAGAGGAAG CAGGCAACAGTGTGGAGGTGGACGAGTCTCTGTTCCAGGAAATGGACGATCTAGAGCTGGACGACGAGGATGATGACCCGGACTATAACCCCGTTGATTTGGGGAGTGACTAG
- the RWDD1 gene encoding RWD domain-containing protein 1 isoform X2 yields the protein MIFTLVSAVQEKLNEIVDQIKNRREEELKQKEKEAEEAEKQCFHGTPVTIENFLSWKAKFDAELLEIKRKRMKEEEQAGKNKLSGKQLFETDHNLDTSDIQFLEEAGNSVEVDESLFQEMDDLELDDEDDDPDYNPVDLGSD from the exons ATGATCTTCACGTTGGTGTCCGCGGTCCAAGAGAAGTTGAATGAGATAGTCGATCAGATAAAAAACAGACGAGAAGAAGAATtgaaacagaaagaaaaagaagcagaagaagcagaaaAG CAATGTTTCCACGGCACCCCCGTCACAATTGAGAACTTCCTCAGCTGGAAGGCGAAGTTTGATGCAGAGCTTTTGGAGATAAAGAGGAAAAggatgaaggaggaagagcaagctGGAAAAAACAAACTGAGCG GGAAGCAGTTGTTCGAAACGGATCATAACCTCGACACCTCTGACATCCAGTTCCTAGAGGAAG CAGGCAACAGTGTGGAGGTGGACGAGTCTCTGTTCCAGGAAATGGACGATCTAGAGCTGGACGACGAGGATGATGACCCGGACTATAACCCCGTTGATTTGGGGAGTGACTAG